The following are encoded together in the Streptomyces rapamycinicus NRRL 5491 genome:
- a CDS encoding DUF2530 domain-containing protein gives MTKWTPKHEAPEPLEGNVVATITGGTIVWFVLFLAQLPFYGWFHEHGHLWWLWTCLAGGGLGLLGVWYVRAREAAIRRDSRNGDARTADAQNG, from the coding sequence ATGACGAAGTGGACCCCCAAGCACGAGGCGCCGGAGCCCCTTGAGGGCAATGTCGTGGCCACGATCACCGGCGGCACGATCGTGTGGTTCGTCCTCTTCCTTGCCCAGCTGCCCTTCTACGGCTGGTTCCACGAGCACGGACATCTGTGGTGGCTGTGGACCTGCCTGGCCGGCGGCGGCCTCGGACTGCTCGGCGTCTGGTACGTACGGGCCCGGGAGGCGGCGATCCGCCGCGACTCGCGAAACGGCGACGCACGGACGGCTGACGCGCAGAACGGCTGA
- a CDS encoding MFS transporter, with protein MAGTRWYGDGSTRRSGRWIVHALRLPFALRLPFTAAGRGIRRATHAHGAGESGLGKLIELHAVNSAGDMLITVALASTIFFSVPTDEARGRVALYLVITMAPFALLAPVIGPLLDRIPHGRRAAMAGAMLTRVVLALTMAGAVAGGGLELYPAALGVLVASKAYGVVRSAVVPRLLPPHFSLVKANSRVTLAGLLATGAAAPLGAGLHQIGPSWPLYGASVIFLLGGFLSFTLPHKVDSSKGEARAQLTSGQRHLHLPVTVRKPKARVGGARAAPAGGAAFGGGDRSGFSRIAFPRSGFFRTGFSRITLPRSGFSRVAFWRGRSRRPGLRTVGPSVLHALQACAALKTLSGFLTLFLAFLLRDQPLGGLGPEISLGLAAVCAGGGNALGTAIGAWLRARGPELIIAVVLSSALGVLIVSAALYGAVTVAAVAATAGISQALGKLSLDALIQRDVPEEVRTSAFSRSETTLQMAWVLGGAIGIVLPLHGVLGMAVAAAVIALGTALSVRGLLSASRQGAPYPRVA; from the coding sequence GTGGCAGGAACGCGGTGGTACGGCGACGGCTCGACCAGGAGGTCGGGCCGCTGGATCGTCCACGCGCTCCGTCTCCCCTTCGCGCTCCGCCTCCCTTTCACCGCGGCCGGGCGGGGCATCCGCCGCGCCACCCATGCCCACGGGGCCGGCGAGTCGGGGCTCGGCAAGCTGATCGAACTGCACGCGGTGAACTCCGCCGGCGACATGCTGATCACCGTCGCCCTCGCCTCCACGATCTTCTTCTCGGTCCCGACCGACGAGGCCCGCGGCCGGGTCGCGCTCTACCTGGTCATCACCATGGCGCCGTTCGCGCTGCTCGCCCCCGTCATCGGCCCGTTGCTCGACCGCATTCCGCACGGCCGCCGCGCGGCGATGGCGGGCGCGATGCTGACCCGCGTGGTGCTCGCGTTGACGATGGCGGGCGCGGTGGCGGGCGGCGGGCTCGAACTGTATCCGGCGGCGCTGGGCGTGCTGGTGGCGTCGAAGGCGTACGGAGTCGTCCGTTCCGCCGTCGTGCCACGGCTGCTCCCACCCCACTTCTCCCTGGTCAAGGCCAACTCCCGGGTCACCCTGGCCGGTCTGCTCGCCACCGGCGCGGCGGCCCCGCTGGGGGCCGGGCTGCATCAGATCGGGCCGAGCTGGCCGCTGTACGGGGCGTCCGTGATCTTCCTGCTGGGCGGATTCCTGTCGTTCACCCTGCCGCACAAGGTGGACTCCTCGAAGGGCGAGGCCAGGGCGCAGCTGACCTCGGGACAGCGCCATCTGCATCTGCCGGTCACGGTGCGCAAGCCCAAGGCCAGGGTCGGCGGGGCCCGGGCCGCCCCGGCCGGTGGAGCCGCCTTCGGCGGCGGGGACAGGTCCGGCTTCTCCCGGATCGCCTTCCCCAGGTCCGGCTTCTTCAGGACCGGCTTCTCCCGGATCACGCTCCCCAGGTCCGGCTTCTCCCGGGTCGCCTTCTGGAGGGGCCGGTCCCGGCGGCCCGGCCTCCGTACGGTCGGTCCCTCCGTGCTGCACGCCCTGCAAGCGTGTGCCGCGCTGAAGACCCTGTCCGGGTTCCTCACCCTCTTTCTGGCCTTCCTCCTCCGCGACCAGCCGCTGGGCGGACTCGGCCCCGAGATCTCGCTCGGCCTCGCGGCGGTCTGCGCGGGCGGCGGCAACGCGCTGGGCACCGCGATCGGCGCCTGGCTGCGGGCGCGCGGCCCGGAACTGATCATCGCGGTGGTGCTGAGCTCCGCCCTGGGCGTGCTCATCGTGTCGGCGGCCCTCTACGGCGCGGTGACGGTGGCCGCCGTGGCCGCCACCGCCGGGATCTCCCAGGCGCTGGGCAAGCTGTCGCTGGACGCGCTGATCCAGCGTGACGTCCCGGAGGAGGTCCGCACCTCGGCGTTCTCGCGCTCCGAGACAACGCTCCAGATGGCGTGGGTCCTCGGCGGCGCCATCGGCATCGTGCTGCCGCTCCACGGGGTGCTGGGGATGGCGGTCGCCGCGGCGGTGATCGCGCTGGGCACCGCACTGAGCGTCCGCGGCCTGCTGAGCGCCTCCCGGCAGGGGGCGCCGTATCCGCGGGTGGCGTGA
- a CDS encoding SAM-dependent methyltransferase produces the protein MTGNRFRADEIDTSKPHSARMYDYFLGGKTHYAVDTHAAEQVEAVWPDVKPWTRANRSFMHRATRWLAGEAGIRQFLDIGTGIPTEPNLHQVAQKTAPDSRVVYADNDPIVLAYAQALLLSTPEGRTAYIHADVSDPEGILAAEDLNDTLDLSQPVALSLNAIMHFIADEQKPYEIVRQLVEPLASGSYLVLSHGALDPRPGVSDAVTNLYRSSGIHVQGRTQEEILPFFDGLELIDPGVVMPHRWKPENEQARAEAEAKELWIFAGVARKP, from the coding sequence ATGACCGGTAACCGCTTTCGTGCCGATGAAATCGACACCAGCAAGCCGCACTCGGCCCGCATGTATGACTACTTCCTGGGCGGCAAGACCCACTACGCGGTCGACACCCACGCCGCCGAACAGGTCGAGGCCGTCTGGCCCGACGTCAAGCCGTGGACCCGTGCCAACCGGTCATTCATGCACCGCGCGACCCGCTGGCTCGCGGGCGAGGCGGGCATACGGCAGTTCCTGGACATCGGCACCGGCATCCCCACCGAGCCCAACCTCCACCAGGTCGCCCAGAAGACCGCCCCGGACTCCCGGGTCGTCTACGCGGACAACGACCCGATAGTGCTGGCCTACGCACAGGCGCTGTTGCTCTCCACGCCCGAGGGCCGCACCGCCTACATCCACGCGGACGTCAGCGATCCGGAGGGGATCCTGGCCGCCGAGGATCTGAACGACACCCTCGATCTGTCCCAACCGGTCGCCCTGTCGCTGAATGCGATCATGCACTTCATCGCGGACGAGCAGAAGCCGTACGAGATCGTGCGCCAACTGGTCGAGCCCTTGGCCTCGGGCAGCTATCTCGTGCTCTCGCACGGTGCGCTCGACCCCCGCCCCGGGGTCTCGGACGCGGTTACCAACCTCTACCGCAGCAGCGGCATCCATGTGCAGGGACGCACCCAGGAAGAGATCCTTCCGTTCTTCGACGGGCTGGAGCTGATCGATCCGGGCGTGGTGATGCCGCACCGCTGGAAGCCCGAGAACGAGCAGGCCAGGGCCGAGGCGGAGGCCAAGGAGCTGTGGATCTTCGCGGGCGTGGCACGCAAGCCCTGA
- a CDS encoding MFS transporter: MSVSDPAPAVGAGRTRGGGTFRSLRIRNYRLFATGAMISNTGTWMSRIAQDWLVLSLTGSSTAVGITTALQFLPMLLFGLYGGVIADRCPRRRLLLFTQTALGLCGLALAALTLSGHVQVWHVYLIAFLLGMVTVVDNPTRQVFVNEMVGPKDLRNAVSLNSANFQSARLIGPAVAGVLITAVGSGWAFLINGVSFGAPIIGLLLMRTSELHKVERAPRGKGQLREGLRYVAGNPDLIWPIVLVGFIGTFGFNFPIWLSAFADDVFHAGPGTYGLLNTLIAIGSVTGALLAARRVVARRRLLVGAALMFGVLEMVAAATPYFWLFAALMVPIGIFSLTFNVTANSSVQLATDPAMRGRVMSLFMMVFVGGTPIGGPLVGWVTDTYGARIGFAAGGLISAAAAAAVGLILVRAGGLRLKLDLRRGHPHVIFVPRTPETEPEEEKPLAATA; the protein is encoded by the coding sequence ATCTCCGTATCCGACCCCGCACCCGCCGTCGGCGCGGGACGCACGCGGGGCGGCGGGACCTTCCGTTCGCTGAGGATCCGCAACTACCGCCTGTTCGCGACCGGTGCCATGATCTCCAACACCGGCACCTGGATGTCACGGATCGCCCAGGACTGGCTGGTCCTGAGTCTCACCGGCTCCTCCACCGCGGTCGGCATCACCACCGCGCTGCAGTTCCTGCCCATGCTGCTCTTCGGTCTCTACGGCGGGGTCATCGCGGACCGATGTCCCAGGCGCCGGCTGCTGCTCTTCACCCAGACCGCGCTGGGGCTGTGCGGGCTCGCCCTCGCCGCCCTCACCCTCAGCGGGCATGTACAGGTCTGGCACGTCTATCTCATCGCGTTCCTGCTCGGTATGGTCACCGTCGTCGACAACCCGACCCGCCAGGTCTTCGTCAACGAGATGGTCGGCCCCAAGGACCTGCGGAACGCGGTCAGTCTCAACTCCGCGAACTTCCAGTCCGCCCGGCTGATCGGCCCGGCGGTCGCCGGTGTGCTGATCACCGCCGTGGGCAGCGGCTGGGCCTTCCTGATCAACGGAGTCTCCTTCGGCGCCCCGATCATCGGGCTGCTGCTGATGCGCACCAGCGAGCTGCACAAGGTCGAGCGGGCGCCGCGCGGCAAGGGGCAGTTGCGGGAGGGGCTGCGCTATGTGGCCGGGAACCCCGATCTGATCTGGCCGATCGTGCTCGTCGGCTTCATCGGCACCTTCGGCTTCAACTTCCCGATCTGGCTGAGCGCCTTCGCCGACGATGTCTTCCACGCCGGGCCGGGCACGTACGGCCTGCTCAACACCCTGATCGCGATCGGCTCGGTGACGGGTGCGCTGCTCGCCGCCCGGCGGGTGGTGGCCCGGCGGCGGCTGCTGGTCGGGGCCGCGCTGATGTTCGGCGTGCTGGAGATGGTCGCGGCGGCCACCCCGTACTTCTGGCTCTTCGCAGCGCTCATGGTGCCGATCGGGATCTTCAGCCTGACGTTCAACGTGACCGCGAACTCCAGCGTCCAGCTCGCGACGGATCCCGCGATGCGGGGCCGGGTGATGAGCCTGTTCATGATGGTCTTCGTCGGCGGTACGCCGATCGGCGGCCCGCTGGTGGGCTGGGTCACCGACACCTACGGCGCCCGCATCGGCTTCGCCGCGGGCGGTCTGATCTCGGCGGCCGCCGCGGCCGCGGTGGGGCTGATCCTGGTCCGGGCCGGCGGCCTGCGGCTGAAGCTGGACCTGCGCCGGGGCCACCCGCATGTGATCTTCGTGCCGCGCACGCCTGAGACGGAGCCGGAAGAGGAGAAGCCGCTGGCCGCCACGGCCTGA
- a CDS encoding MarR family winged helix-turn-helix transcriptional regulator has protein sequence MPDLSRPQHQAEAPPDDAAAVSALRSGVMRLSRRLKHQRVDESLSPTEMAVLGTLAQCGSATPGELARKEHVQPPSMTRIVALLEAKGLVRLKPHPEDRRQKVVSPTERAEAMLEESRRKRNAWLAELVGELTEDEWDVLRAAAPVLEKLAHM, from the coding sequence ATGCCGGATCTGTCCCGCCCCCAGCACCAGGCGGAGGCGCCGCCCGACGACGCGGCCGCCGTGAGTGCCCTGCGGTCCGGAGTGATGCGTCTGTCGCGGCGGCTCAAGCACCAGCGGGTGGACGAATCGCTCAGCCCGACCGAGATGGCGGTCCTGGGCACGCTGGCCCAGTGCGGCTCCGCCACCCCCGGCGAGCTGGCCCGCAAGGAGCACGTCCAGCCGCCGTCGATGACCCGCATCGTGGCGCTGCTGGAGGCCAAGGGACTGGTCAGGCTCAAGCCGCATCCGGAGGACCGGCGGCAGAAAGTCGTCTCGCCGACCGAGCGGGCAGAGGCCATGCTCGAAGAGAGCCGACGCAAGCGCAACGCCTGGCTGGCCGAGCTGGTCGGGGAGCTGACCGAGGACGAGTGGGACGTGCTGCGCGCCGCCGCGCCCGTGCTGGAGAAGCTCGCGCACATGTAA
- a CDS encoding sacsin N-terminal ATP-binding-like domain-containing protein has translation MVRGATEDADPFGTARLRRGVLDAWAASPARFREDANAEEDLALGGHRDRLVVEMAQNAADAAARAGVPGRLRLTLRPATDGEPAVLAVANTGAPLDAAGVESLSTLRASAKRDEPESAVGRFGVGFAAVLAVSDEPAVVGRTGGVRWSLAEARELTQRAAAAAGGPGLAEELRRRDGHVPLLRLPLPAEGSAPDGYDTVVVLPLRDGAAWDVAERLLAGIDDALLLTLPGLAEVVVETVEGTRTLRRRQDGPYTVVEDSGARGTRRWRTESVGGRLEPELLAGRPVEERLRPVWSVTWAVPVDAEGAPTRPATAPVVHAPTPTDEPLGMPALLIASFPLEPTRRHTAPGPLTDFLLDRAAEAYATLLRDWHPVSVGSIDLVPGQLGRGELDGELRQRVLERLPRVPFLPSAAAPAVGVGTEDAAVAEAVAGWLGSPEALGPDAAQGGPAAGEPVAAPSAPAPADWDDDVLARGGAEGEPYALRPRDAEIVEGAGAETVEVLAELFPTLLPAGLERRSELRVLGVARVPLGELIDRLAGVERAPAWWRRLYDSLGGIDPDRLSGLPVPLADGRTTIGPRQVLLPLPGEADGDLDSLHGLDSGGELHGLDSIGTAESARTAESARTAGSAGSAMTTEPPEPAEPAGIAGTPGPVGTHGPAGTSESAGIAESAAPARTPERGAAVSDTHRTLARLGLKVAHPDAAHPLLEKLGATPATPRAVLTTPQVRTAVAHSLEGEDEYDPFAAEGEGGLGAALDADTLADTVLGLVQQARLAPGDEPWLAALALPDEDGELAPAGELVLPGSAFEQVMREGELAACDAELAERWGEQPLAAVGVLAGFTLVRAADVVLDPDELEPREGDYTEPDDVGVLDAVDVWCEDVLDRLPETPVPPVATEIVAVRDLDLVDDDAWPRALTMLAQPPLRDALTAPVRVLLPDGTTEIVRSYTAWWLRGHPVLDGRRPAGLRAAGGDPLLAGLYEAVDAAGFEDEQVLRALGVRTSVAALLDEPGGAAELLARLSDPDREVTPAQLHAIYGQLADLEPEQVTLPDELRAVVDGEPTVVDAGEAMVADAPDLMPLAEADGRALLPVRPTRAAELAELFQVRRLSEAYRARVISQGDPHEVPEAVRELLPGAPLSYIEHEELLIEGSGDGEGTGEIELDWRYVDGTLHASTVEGVAAGLSWAAGHWARRFEVAALLEDLTRTEELARARWFD, from the coding sequence ATGGTGCGAGGCGCGACCGAGGACGCGGACCCGTTCGGGACCGCGCGGCTGCGGCGCGGCGTGCTGGACGCCTGGGCCGCGTCGCCCGCCCGGTTCCGGGAGGACGCCAACGCCGAGGAGGATCTGGCGCTGGGTGGCCACCGGGACCGGCTGGTCGTCGAGATGGCCCAGAACGCGGCGGACGCCGCCGCCCGCGCCGGGGTCCCCGGGCGGCTGCGGCTGACCCTGCGGCCGGCCACCGACGGCGAGCCCGCCGTGCTGGCCGTCGCCAACACCGGGGCGCCGCTGGACGCGGCGGGTGTCGAGTCGCTGTCCACCCTGCGGGCGTCGGCGAAGCGGGACGAGCCGGAGAGCGCGGTCGGGCGGTTCGGCGTTGGCTTCGCGGCGGTGCTCGCGGTGAGCGACGAGCCCGCGGTCGTGGGCCGTACCGGCGGCGTGCGCTGGTCGCTGGCCGAGGCGCGGGAGCTGACCCAGCGCGCCGCCGCCGCAGCCGGCGGCCCCGGCCTCGCCGAGGAGCTGCGCCGCCGCGACGGCCACGTCCCGCTGCTGCGGCTGCCGCTGCCCGCCGAGGGGAGCGCCCCGGACGGCTACGACACCGTCGTGGTGCTGCCGCTGCGCGACGGCGCCGCTTGGGACGTGGCGGAGCGGCTGCTGGCCGGGATCGACGACGCGCTGCTGCTCACCCTCCCCGGCCTGGCCGAGGTCGTGGTCGAGACCGTCGAGGGCACCCGGACGCTGCGCCGTCGCCAGGACGGCCCGTACACCGTCGTCGAGGACAGCGGCGCCCGCGGTACGAGGCGCTGGCGCACCGAGAGCGTCGGCGGGCGGCTGGAGCCGGAGCTGCTGGCCGGCCGCCCGGTGGAGGAGCGGCTGCGTCCGGTGTGGTCGGTGACCTGGGCGGTTCCGGTGGACGCGGAGGGCGCGCCGACGCGGCCCGCGACCGCCCCGGTCGTCCACGCCCCGACGCCGACCGACGAGCCGCTGGGCATGCCCGCGCTGCTGATCGCGTCCTTCCCGCTGGAGCCCACCCGCCGCCACACCGCCCCCGGTCCGCTCACGGACTTCCTGCTGGACCGCGCGGCCGAGGCGTACGCGACGCTGCTGCGCGACTGGCATCCGGTCTCGGTCGGCTCGATCGACCTGGTCCCGGGCCAGCTGGGCCGGGGCGAGCTGGACGGGGAGCTGCGCCAGCGGGTGCTGGAGCGGCTGCCGAGGGTGCCGTTCCTGCCCAGCGCCGCCGCCCCGGCGGTGGGAGTGGGCACGGAGGACGCGGCCGTGGCCGAGGCCGTGGCGGGCTGGCTCGGCTCGCCGGAGGCGCTCGGCCCGGACGCCGCCCAGGGCGGCCCCGCGGCGGGGGAGCCGGTTGCCGCCCCGTCCGCGCCCGCCCCGGCCGACTGGGACGACGACGTGCTGGCGCGCGGCGGCGCCGAGGGCGAGCCGTACGCGCTGCGGCCCCGGGACGCCGAGATCGTCGAGGGCGCGGGCGCGGAGACGGTGGAGGTGCTGGCCGAGCTGTTCCCGACGCTGCTGCCCGCGGGTCTTGAGCGCCGCTCGGAGCTGCGGGTGCTGGGCGTGGCCCGGGTGCCGCTGGGCGAGCTCATCGACCGGCTCGCGGGGGTGGAACGCGCCCCGGCCTGGTGGCGGCGGCTGTACGACTCGCTGGGCGGCATCGACCCGGACCGGCTCAGCGGACTGCCGGTGCCGCTGGCGGACGGCCGGACGACGATCGGGCCCCGGCAGGTACTGCTGCCGCTGCCGGGCGAGGCCGACGGCGACCTGGACAGCCTGCACGGCCTGGACAGCGGCGGCGAGCTGCACGGCCTGGACAGCATCGGAACCGCCGAGTCCGCCCGAACCGCCGAGTCCGCCCGAACCGCCGGGTCTGCCGGGTCCGCCATGACCACCGAGCCCCCCGAGCCCGCCGAGCCCGCCGGAATCGCCGGAACCCCCGGGCCCGTCGGAACCCACGGACCCGCCGGAACCTCCGAGTCCGCCGGAATCGCCGAGTCCGCCGCGCCCGCGCGGACCCCCGAGCGCGGCGCCGCGGTCAGCGATACGCATCGCACCCTCGCCCGCCTCGGCCTGAAAGTTGCACATCCGGACGCCGCCCATCCGCTGCTGGAGAAGCTGGGCGCGACCCCCGCCACGCCCCGCGCCGTGCTGACGACCCCGCAGGTGCGGACCGCCGTCGCGCATTCGCTGGAGGGGGAGGACGAGTACGACCCGTTCGCGGCGGAGGGCGAGGGCGGCCTGGGCGCGGCGCTGGACGCCGACACGCTGGCCGACACCGTCCTGGGCCTGGTCCAGCAGGCCCGGCTGGCACCCGGCGACGAGCCGTGGCTGGCCGCGCTCGCCCTCCCGGACGAGGACGGTGAGCTGGCCCCGGCCGGTGAGCTGGTCCTCCCCGGCAGCGCCTTCGAGCAGGTGATGCGGGAGGGCGAACTGGCCGCGTGCGACGCCGAGCTGGCCGAGCGCTGGGGTGAGCAGCCGCTCGCCGCGGTCGGTGTGCTGGCGGGCTTCACGCTGGTCAGGGCCGCCGATGTGGTGCTGGACCCGGATGAACTGGAGCCGCGCGAGGGCGACTACACCGAACCGGATGACGTGGGTGTGCTGGACGCCGTCGACGTGTGGTGCGAGGACGTGCTGGACCGGCTGCCGGAGACGCCGGTGCCGCCGGTGGCCACCGAGATCGTGGCCGTACGCGACCTGGACCTGGTCGACGACGACGCCTGGCCGCGGGCGCTCACCATGCTCGCCCAGCCGCCGCTGCGCGACGCGCTGACCGCGCCGGTGCGGGTGCTGCTGCCGGACGGCACGACGGAGATCGTGCGCTCGTACACCGCGTGGTGGCTGCGCGGCCATCCGGTACTGGACGGCCGCCGCCCCGCCGGGCTGCGCGCGGCCGGGGGCGATCCGCTGCTGGCCGGGCTGTACGAGGCGGTGGACGCGGCCGGGTTCGAGGACGAGCAGGTGCTGCGGGCGCTGGGCGTACGGACCTCCGTCGCCGCGCTGCTGGACGAGCCGGGCGGCGCCGCCGAGCTGCTGGCCCGCCTCTCCGACCCGGACCGCGAGGTGACCCCCGCCCAGCTGCACGCCATCTACGGGCAGCTGGCCGACCTGGAGCCCGAGCAGGTCACCCTGCCGGACGAGCTGCGCGCCGTCGTGGACGGTGAGCCGACGGTGGTCGACGCCGGCGAGGCGATGGTCGCGGACGCCCCGGACCTGATGCCGCTGGCCGAGGCGGACGGCCGGGCGCTGCTGCCCGTACGGCCCACGCGGGCGGCGGAGCTGGCTGAGCTGTTCCAGGTGCGGCGGCTGAGCGAGGCGTACCGGGCGCGGGTGATCTCACAGGGCGATCCGCACGAGGTGCCCGAGGCGGTCCGCGAACTCCTCCCGGGCGCGCCGCTGTCGTACATCGAGCACGAGGAGCTGCTGATCGAGGGCTCGGGTGATGGCGAGGGCACGGGGGAGATCGAGCTGGACTGGCGGTATGTGGACGGCACCCTGCACGCCTCGACGGTCGAGGGCGTCGCGGCCGGTCTGTCCTGGGCCGCAGGCCACTGGGCGCGCCGGTTCGAGGTGGCGGCCCTGCTGGAGGATCTGACCCGTACGGAGGAGCTGGCGCGGGCCCGCTGGTTCGACTGA
- a CDS encoding NCS2 family permease: protein MSPSATAPVDASKQAPTPPANGIDKFFKISERGSSISREIRGGLATFFAMAYIVVLNPIILGAGTDKFGHQLNNGQLVTATALIAGLTTLLMGIIGNVPIALAAGLGINAVVSLQLAPKMSWPDAMGMVVLAGLVLMILVASGLRQRVMDAIPSGLRRAIAIGIGLFIALIGLVDSGFVSRNPDSAHTTVPLGLGVAGRLQGWPVLVFVAGLALTFILIVRKTRGAILIGIVTMTVVAIVINSLAQIPDAQWGLTIPSVPEKVVDTPDFGLVGDVSLFGGFHEVGLLTGCLFVFTVLLSGFFDAMGTIIGVGEEAGLTDERGQLPGMGRILMMDGVAVAGGGFGSASANTCFVESTAGVGEGARTGLANVVTGVLFLLALVFTPLAKVVPSQAATPALVVVGFLIMAANVKEIDWSDSTIAIPAFLTMISMPFTYSITNGIGLGVLSFLLLRIATRRTREIPWLLGAVGLCFLVYFLLNPIEQALGVS, encoded by the coding sequence ATGTCCCCCTCGGCCACCGCGCCGGTCGACGCCAGTAAGCAGGCTCCGACTCCCCCCGCCAACGGCATCGACAAGTTCTTCAAGATCAGCGAGCGTGGTTCCTCGATCTCCCGGGAGATCCGGGGCGGACTGGCCACGTTCTTTGCGATGGCCTACATCGTCGTACTGAACCCGATCATCCTCGGGGCCGGTACGGACAAGTTCGGGCATCAGCTCAACAACGGCCAGCTGGTCACCGCCACCGCCCTGATCGCGGGCCTGACCACGCTGCTCATGGGGATCATCGGCAACGTCCCCATCGCGCTCGCCGCCGGACTCGGCATCAACGCCGTGGTCTCGCTCCAGCTCGCGCCCAAGATGAGCTGGCCGGACGCGATGGGCATGGTGGTGCTCGCGGGCCTGGTGCTGATGATCCTCGTCGCCTCGGGGCTGCGGCAGCGGGTGATGGACGCGATCCCATCCGGGCTGCGGCGGGCGATCGCGATCGGCATCGGTCTCTTCATCGCCCTGATCGGTCTGGTCGACTCCGGCTTCGTCAGCCGTAACCCCGACTCCGCGCACACCACCGTCCCCCTCGGCCTGGGCGTGGCCGGGCGGCTGCAGGGCTGGCCGGTGCTGGTCTTCGTGGCCGGTCTCGCGCTCACCTTCATCCTGATCGTCCGCAAGACGCGCGGCGCGATCCTGATCGGCATCGTGACCATGACCGTGGTCGCGATCGTGATCAACTCCCTGGCCCAGATCCCGGACGCCCAGTGGGGGCTGACCATCCCCTCGGTGCCGGAGAAGGTGGTCGACACCCCGGACTTCGGCCTTGTCGGCGATGTCAGCCTCTTCGGCGGCTTCCATGAGGTCGGCCTGCTCACCGGCTGTCTCTTCGTCTTCACCGTGCTGCTGTCCGGCTTCTTCGACGCGATGGGCACGATCATCGGCGTCGGCGAGGAGGCCGGGCTGACCGATGAGCGCGGTCAGCTGCCGGGCATGGGCCGGATCCTGATGATGGACGGCGTCGCGGTCGCGGGCGGCGGCTTCGGCTCGGCCTCGGCCAACACCTGCTTCGTGGAGTCAACGGCGGGCGTCGGGGAAGGCGCGCGCACCGGGCTCGCGAACGTGGTGACCGGCGTGCTCTTCCTGCTCGCGCTGGTCTTCACCCCGCTGGCCAAGGTGGTGCCCTCGCAGGCCGCGACCCCGGCGCTGGTGGTCGTCGGCTTCCTGATCATGGCGGCGAACGTCAAGGAGATCGACTGGAGCGATTCCACGATCGCGATCCCGGCCTTCCTGACCATGATCTCGATGCCGTTCACGTACAGCATCACCAACGGGATCGGGCTGGGCGTCCTCTCGTTCCTGCTGCTGCGCATCGCCACCCGGCGGACCCGGGAGATCCCGTGGCTGCTGGGCGCGGTGGGACTGTGCTTCCTGGTGTACTTCCTGCTCAACCCGATCGAACAGGCACTCGGCGTCTCCTGA
- a CDS encoding DUF3027 domain-containing protein, producing the protein MRSRTPDRLCAEAVELAREAAVEAARPGQVGEYLGAVADGDRVVTHLFESPEPGYRGWRWAVTVTRASRAKAVTLDETVLLPGPDALLAPEWVPWSERLRPGDMGPGDLLPTEAEDLRLEPGYSGEDAPPPNSAVSEEMQQLAAVEEADVTAGAPAAQTATPATGSIAAVAEELGMRRARVLSRYGLHVAADRWDEAYGPKTPMAQAAPGTCASCGFLVALGGSLGQAFGVCANEFSPADGRVVSLSYGCGAHSEAAVMPKPPRPAEPVVDETVVEPLPLHPDRTSGSVEPDTPPEELGHS; encoded by the coding sequence ATGCGAAGCCGTACCCCCGACCGCCTGTGCGCCGAGGCGGTCGAACTCGCCCGCGAGGCGGCCGTGGAAGCCGCCCGTCCGGGGCAGGTGGGCGAGTATCTGGGCGCTGTCGCCGACGGCGACCGCGTGGTCACGCATCTCTTCGAGAGCCCCGAGCCGGGCTATCGCGGCTGGCGCTGGGCGGTCACGGTGACCCGCGCCTCCCGCGCGAAGGCCGTCACCCTGGACGAGACGGTGCTGCTCCCCGGGCCCGACGCGCTGCTCGCGCCGGAGTGGGTGCCCTGGAGCGAGCGGCTGCGCCCCGGTGACATGGGGCCGGGCGATCTGCTCCCCACCGAGGCCGAGGACCTGCGCCTGGAACCCGGCTACTCGGGCGAGGACGCCCCGCCGCCCAACTCCGCGGTCTCGGAGGAGATGCAACAGCTCGCGGCGGTGGAGGAGGCCGATGTGACGGCCGGCGCCCCCGCGGCACAGACCGCCACGCCCGCGACCGGTTCGATCGCGGCCGTCGCCGAGGAACTGGGCATGCGCCGCGCCCGGGTGCTGTCCCGCTACGGCCTCCACGTCGCGGCCGACCGCTGGGACGAGGCGTACGGCCCCAAGACCCCCATGGCGCAGGCGGCCCCCGGCACCTGCGCGAGCTGCGGCTTCCTGGTGGCCCTCGGCGGCTCGCTGGGGCAGGCGTTCGGAGTCTGCGCGAACGAGTTCAGCCCGGCGGACGGCCGAGTCGTCTCCCTCTCCTACGGCTGCGGCGCCCACTCCGAGGCCGCCGTCATGCCCAAGCCCCCCCGCCCGGCCGAACCCGTGGTCGACGAAACCGTCGTCGAACCCCTCCCCCTCCACCCGGACCGCACGAGCGGCTCCGTCGAGCCGGACACACCCCCAGAGGAACTCGGCCACAGCTGA